Proteins co-encoded in one Arthrobacter alpinus genomic window:
- a CDS encoding glycoside hydrolase family 127 protein has protein sequence MQTIHAEHHGPTGLTRSSNAAVLPLPRGNVHFSDSGFLGSWQELNRAATIPHCIQQIEASGAVDNFRRLIGESLSSFRGPPFADSDVYKTLEAIAWEIGRTGTSDYDVFVDEVVSLLGRAQAEDGYLNTWVQGGTSDQKLSAMRWSHELYCLGHLIQAAIAFARTTGRCELLEIAIGYVDLVERELGPGARAELDGHPEIETALVEMWRLTGERRFLELARHFIDRRGYQTMGPDQFGADYFLDHEPIREATEAVGHAVRQLYLTAGATDLMIEEGDFELGAALERIWLSVHQQKMYITGGLGSRHRGESFGDAYELPPDRAYSETCAGIANFMWNWRMLLLTGEARFADEMERGLYNVIAASTSMSGTEFFYVNRLQVREGHISDENASSIRRSWFGCACCPPNLARLIASLDSYAATSNDRGVQVHLYSDGNVALGCEPDSPIAAIRTDYPWDGRVSVTLDRPLGVELRLRVPAWVEDYSVTIDGAAAGPAKADGYLVFEPNSVNHSIELDFHATPVIDLPHPYLDASRGTMAVRNGPIVYAFEQADLPDGVDVQDVYLPFKTQLEVVGAPDGLDVPAIIAKGGIVRRCAGGPLYSNQSQTTQEEDRELGPLTLIPYFRWGNRSQAAMRVWIPGM, from the coding sequence ATGCAGACAATCCACGCCGAGCACCATGGTCCTACCGGTCTGACCCGATCGAGTAATGCAGCCGTGCTGCCGCTGCCACGAGGAAACGTGCACTTCAGCGACTCCGGATTCCTCGGGTCATGGCAGGAGCTCAACAGGGCTGCGACGATCCCCCATTGCATTCAGCAGATTGAAGCGTCCGGTGCCGTGGACAACTTCCGCAGATTGATCGGGGAATCACTCTCCTCGTTCAGGGGCCCACCCTTCGCTGATTCCGACGTCTACAAGACGCTCGAAGCGATCGCTTGGGAGATTGGTCGAACCGGCACCTCGGACTACGACGTGTTTGTCGATGAGGTCGTTTCATTGCTTGGCCGGGCGCAGGCAGAAGACGGCTACCTCAACACCTGGGTGCAAGGTGGCACCTCGGATCAGAAGCTTTCCGCCATGCGTTGGTCGCATGAACTGTACTGTCTGGGACATTTGATCCAAGCAGCGATCGCGTTCGCGCGGACGACGGGCCGGTGTGAGCTCCTCGAGATCGCCATCGGCTATGTGGACTTGGTCGAACGCGAGCTAGGACCCGGAGCACGTGCCGAACTGGATGGTCACCCGGAAATAGAGACGGCTCTCGTCGAAATGTGGAGACTTACCGGGGAACGCCGGTTCCTAGAGTTGGCGAGGCATTTCATCGACAGGCGCGGGTACCAAACCATGGGTCCAGACCAATTCGGAGCTGACTACTTTCTGGATCATGAGCCGATCCGAGAAGCCACGGAGGCCGTTGGTCACGCAGTTCGCCAGCTGTATCTGACCGCTGGAGCCACCGATCTCATGATTGAGGAGGGCGACTTTGAGCTGGGGGCGGCGCTCGAGAGAATCTGGCTGAGCGTTCACCAACAGAAAATGTATATTACGGGCGGCTTAGGTTCCCGTCATCGTGGCGAATCCTTCGGGGACGCCTATGAATTGCCACCGGACAGGGCTTATTCCGAGACGTGCGCGGGGATCGCAAATTTCATGTGGAACTGGCGGATGTTACTGCTCACGGGTGAGGCACGATTCGCCGATGAAATGGAGCGTGGTCTCTATAACGTGATTGCCGCGTCGACTTCAATGTCTGGCACTGAGTTCTTCTACGTCAATAGGCTGCAAGTGCGCGAAGGGCATATCTCCGATGAGAACGCATCGTCGATCCGGCGATCGTGGTTTGGCTGTGCATGCTGCCCGCCGAACTTGGCCCGCCTCATAGCTTCCCTGGACTCTTATGCGGCCACGAGCAACGATCGGGGCGTGCAGGTGCACCTATACAGCGACGGAAACGTGGCTCTGGGGTGCGAACCGGACAGCCCGATAGCTGCCATCAGAACGGATTATCCGTGGGATGGGCGTGTTAGCGTCACGCTCGACCGTCCACTCGGTGTCGAACTGCGTCTTCGAGTCCCGGCCTGGGTGGAAGACTATTCAGTGACGATCGACGGGGCCGCAGCAGGCCCTGCGAAGGCTGACGGATACCTTGTGTTTGAGCCAAACTCGGTGAATCATTCCATCGAGCTCGACTTCCATGCCACTCCGGTGATCGATCTGCCGCATCCATATCTAGACGCATCACGCGGGACTATGGCGGTGAGGAACGGCCCGATCGTCTACGCCTTCGAGCAGGCTGATTTGCCCGATGGCGTCGACGTTCAAGACGTCTATCTTCCCTTCAAGACCCAGCTCGAGGTCGTTGGGGCGCCTGACGGTTTGGATGTCCCGGCCATCATCGCCAAGGGCGGAATAGTCCGCCGCTGTGCCGGTGGTCCCTTGTACTCGAATCAGAGCCAAACCACACAGGAAGAGGATCGGGAACTGGGTCCACTGACTTTGATTCCCTATTTCCGATGGGGAAACCGTAGTCAGGCGGCTATGCGCGTCTGGATCCCCGGCATGTAA